The window AGGAAGTCCTGTTGCAGGGCAAGCAAATGTTCTTATCTTTCCTGATTTGAATGCTGGTAATATTGCATACAAACTCACAGAAAGGCTTGCAAAAGCAGAGGCGTATGGACCTATTACCCAGGGAATAGCAAAACCTGTAAATGATTTGTCCCGAGGCTGCAAAGCTGAAGATATTGTAGGAGTTATTGCTATTACTGCTGTGCAGGCTATGATGAAATAAATTATTTATAGAAGGGGAATGAGAAAATGAAAGTTTTGGTATTAAATTCAGGAAGTTCATCTTTAAAGTATCAATTTATTGATACTGATACAGAGATTGCGCTTTGCAAAGGTGTTGTTGATAGGATTGGTTTGCCAGGAGCTTTTATCAAACATCAGAAAAATGGTCAAGAGATTGTAAAAGAACAGGAAATAAAAGACCACAATGTTGCTATTAAGCTTGTGTTAGAGATGCTCACACACGAAGAAGCCGGCATTATCCATTCAATGGATGAAATTGATGCAATTGGTCACAGAGTTGTTCATGGCGGGGAGTATTTCAGTGATGCGGTGGTTGTTAATGAAGAGGTAAAGAAAGCAATAAGAGAATGTATTGAACTTGCACCTCTTCACAATCCGGCTAATTTAATGGGAATTGAAGCATGTGAGAGAGAAATTCCAGGAAAGCCTAATGTTGCAGTGTTTGATACAGCGTTTCATCAGACAATGCCAAGATATGCATATATGTATTCTCTTCCATATGAGGTTTATGAAAAATATAGAATTAGAAAATATGGATTCCATGGGACATCACACAAATATGTTGCAATTAAAGCCGCTGAGTACTTAAAAAGGCCACTTGAGGAGTTAAAACTTATAACGTGTCATCTTGGAAATGGTTCAAGTGTATGTGCAATAAAGTACGGAAAGTCTGTTGATACAAGCATGGGATTTACTCCTTTGGCTGGGCTTGCAATGGGAACAAGAAGCGGAACAATTGACCCTGCTGTAATACTCTATCTTATGGAAAAAGAAAAAATGGATGTAAAGCAGATGAATGATTTTCTAAACAAAAAGTCGGGTGTACTTGGAATATCAGGTGTAAGTAGTGACTTTAGAGATTTAGAGAAAGCTGCAAATGAGGGGAATGAAAGAGCACAGCTTGCAATTGATATGTTCTGTTACAGAGTCAAAAAGTATATTGGTGAGTATGCAGCAGTCTTGGGTGGAGTAGATGCGATAATATTTACTGCTGGAATAGGTGAAAACAACGCTCTTGTGCGAGATAAATGTTTGACTGATTTGGAATATATGGGTGTTCTGTACGATAGGGAAAGAAACTTCAATGCAGAAAAAGGCAAGGTTTTTGAAATAAATAAACCTGAGAGCAATGTGAAGGTTTTAATAGTTCCTACAAACGAAGAGCTTATGATTGCAAGAGAGGCGAAAAGACTTCTTTCAAAGTAAGCTTTTATAAATAAAATAGGGGGTTGCCACATTTGATAATGAAGACTTTTTATGCAACCCCTTATTGTTTATTATTCTCTTTTCCACAATCCGTGTATATTACAATATTCATAAGCCACTACATTCTCAGCTGAGATTTCAAAAAATGCTTTTGGTTCATCTCCTGGTTTTAAATATTTTCTGTAGACTTTATCGTCAGCAATGAGTTCTATCCACATGATATAGTGTTTTTCTTCCATTGGATGAGGTATTTCACCAATTTTAACAAGAATACCCTCTTCTGTCTTTTCGATAACAGGAACGTGCTTTTCTAAACTTGCATCAACTGTATTAGCTTCAAGCAGCGTCATGGGTTGGCCACAGCATACAAGCTGGCCACCACCCGCATACAAAACCTCTACTATGTTTCCGCAGACTTCACATTTGTATAAATTTCCTCTTTTAATCATTGATTAATACCCTCCCTTGTAAAAATTAATTTTTTAAATTACAATTACTTTATACCCATCAAATGAACATTTATAACACGAAGTTTGAAATAAAATTAAAATTGAAATAATATAAAAAATAAAGTAAAAACATCTGAGGGGGATGTAAAAGTGCAAAAGGTATATAATCCTAAAGAAGTAGAGGAAAAGCTTTATAAAATGTGGCTTGATAAAAAGTATTTCCATGCAATCATTGATTATTCAAAAAAACCTTTTACTATTGTTATTCCACCTCCAAATATTACAGGGCAGCTACATATGGGACATGCACTTAACAATACCATCCAAGATATTCTTATAAGGTTTAAAAGAATGCAAGGATACTGTACACTTTGGCTTCCTGGTACTGACCATGCAAGTATAGCAACAGAAGCAAAGATTGTTGAAAAGATGAAAGAAGAAGGCTTGACAAAGGAGATGATAGGGAGAGAAAAGTTTTTAGAGCGTGCGTGGGAATGGAAGAGGATATATGGTGGCAGAATTATTGAGCAGCTCAAAAAACTTGGTGCATCTTGTGATTGGGATAGAGAAAGGTTTACAATGGATGAAGGACTTTCAAATGCTGTAAAAGAAGTCTTTGTTAGACTTTATGAGAAAGGGCTTATATATAAAGGCGAGAGGATGATTAACTGGTGTCCAACCTGCCACACTACAATTTCTGATGCCGAAGTTGAATATGAAGAGAAAAAAGGAAAGCTCTACTATATAAAATACCCTGCAAAAGATAATTCGTATTATGTAATTGTTGCTACAACAAGGCCTGAAACAATGTTAGGTGATACTGCTGTTGCAGTAAATCCAAATGACAAAAGGTATAAACATTTGATTGGTAAGCCAGTTTTGCTTCCTCTGATAAACAGAGAAATACCAATAATTGCAGATGATTATGTTGATATGGAATTTGGAACAGGCGTTGTAAAGATAACTCCTGCCCATGACCCGAACGACTTTGAGATTGGCCAAAGACACGACCTTCCAATGGTTCAGGTGATAGATACAAAAGGGTATATGAATGAAAATGCAGGGAAATATGCAGGGCAGGAAAGATATGAGGCAAGAAAGAATATTATAAAAGACTTAAAAGAGCTCGGTCTTCTTGTGAAAGAAGAGGACTATACACATAATGTAGGACACTGCTATAGATGTTCAACTGTAATTGAGCCGCTTGTCTCAAAACAGTGGTTTGTCAAGATGAGACCTTTAGCAGAGCCTGCAATAAGAGTCGTTAAGGAAGGAAAGATTAAATTTATACCTGAAAGATTTGAAAAGATATACTTTAACTGGATGGAGAATATAAAAGACTGGTGTATTTCAAGACAGCTATGGTGGGGGCACAGAATTCCAGCTTATTACTGCCGCGACTGCGAAAATATGATGGTAAGCAGGGAAGAAGTAAAGGCATGTTCAAAATGTGGTTCTACGAATGTGTATCAAGACGAAGATACACTTGATACTTGGTTTTCATCTGCCTTGTGGCCATTTTCTACGCTTGGTTGGCCTGAGGAGACAGAAGACCTTAAATACTTCTACCCCACAGATGTTTTGGTAACTGCATATGATATCATTTTCTTCTGGGTTGCAAGGATGATATTTTCAGGCTTAGAGCATATGGGTAAAGAACCTTTTAAGTATGTTTTGATACACGGTATTGTAAGAGATGCTCAAGGGAGAAAAATGAGTAAATCCTTGGGTAATGGTATAGACCCACTTGAGGTAATAGAAAAGTATGGTGCTGACGCTCTAAGATTTACACTTGTTACTGGTATATCTCCTGGAAATGATACAAGATTTTATATGGAAAAAGTTGAAGCTAATAGAAACTTTGCAAACAAGATTTGGAATGCTGCAAGATTTGTACTCATGAATCTTGATATTGATACAAGCTTTAAGCCTGATGAGAGCAAGTTTACTTTTACCGAAAGGTGGATTTTATCAAGGCTTGATACACTCATCTGTGAAGTTACAGAAAACCTTGAAAAGTTTGAGATTGGAATTGCTGCTCAAAAGTTATATGACTTTATATGGGATGAATTTTGCGATTGGTATATTGAAATGTCAAAACCTATCCTTTATAACAAGGAAGCAAGTAACAACAAAGAGGTACAGTATGTGCTTTTGACAGTTTTAACAGATATATTAAAGCTTTTGCATCCATTTATGCCATTTGTAACAGAAGAAATTTATTTGAATCTCCCACATGTTGAAGAGAGTCTTGTGATAGCAACCTGGCCAAAGCCAAGGGGATATCAATTTACTGAAGACATTCAAATGGTTGAAAAACTTATAGAACTCATAAGAAGTCTGAGAAATTTGAGGTTAGAAAAAAGCATTAAGCCTGATATCAAGCCTAAGGTATATATAAGGACTGATGACCTTTCAATGGTAAATCAATTAAGCTCGTGGGAGATATATGTAAAAAAACTTGCAAATTTTGATCAGGTGATAATCTCTAATGAGGTTCCAGAAGATAGCGTAGCATTAGTACTGTCCTGGGGAGTTGCGTATGTGAAATTGAAAGAAATAGTTGATGTTCAAGCAGAGCTTAAAAGATTGTTTGACGAAAAGGAAAGACTTTTAAAAGAGGTGGAGAGATCTGAAAAACTATTGAGTAATCAAAACTTTTTACAGAAAGCACCTGAAAAGGTTGTAAAAGAAGAAAAGGAAAAATACGAGAGGTATAAGCAAATGCTACTTTCAGTTGAGCAGCAAATAGAAAGATTAGAAAGTCTCAGGTGATGTTAAATATGCCTATGACTTATGAACAGGCGTTAGATTTTATACATTCAACTTACAAATTTGGAACGAAGCTTGGACTACACAATATAACAAAGCTTCTTGAGTTTATGGGAAATCCCCAAAAAGGGTTAAAGGTTATTCACGTTGCAGGTACAAATGGAAAGGGCTCAACATGTGCTTTTATAAATCAGATGTTGATTGAGGCAGGTTTTAAGGTGGGGCTTTACACCTCACCCTTTCTTGAATCATTTAATGAGAGAATAAAACTGAATAATCAACCAATAGACAATCAGGAACTTGCGAGTATTGCAGAGTTTGTGAAAGAAAGAATTGAAGAGATGCTACGACAAGGTTTTTCGCATCCAACAGAGTTTGAAGTTGTAACTGCCATTGGATTTGAGTTTTTTAAAAGAAAAAATGTAGACTTTGTTGTGCTTGAGGTTGGACTTGGTGGAAGATTTGATGCAACGAATGTGGTAGAAAATCCCGAGCTTTGCGTGATTACATCAATAGGTTTTGATCATATGGACATTTTAGGTTCAACAATTGATGAGATTGCTTTCGAGAAGGCAGGGATAATAAAGCAAAATACCAAAGTAATACTAGCACTTCAGCGGTATAAAGAGGCAAAAGTGGTTATTTCAAAAGTGTGCAAGGAGCAAAATGCTCAGCTAATCGAGGTAGAAAGAAATTATCATGTATTGAAGAATACACTGGAAGGAATTGTTTTTGATTGTGTTACTCCAAAAGGAATTTATAAAAATCTTGAAATTAAGCTACTAGGCACACATCAGGTAGAAAATGCTCTAAATTGTGTTTATGCGTATGAGTGTTTGAAAGAGAAATATGACATAAAAGCTGAAGCATTAGTAAAGGGGCTTTTGAATACTCGCTGGAACGGTCGGTTTGAAGTTTTGAAAAATACACCTATGATTGTATTAGATGGTGCGCACAATGTTGAGGGAATGAAAGTGCTTGTAGGAAACTGCAAAATATATTTGAATGATAAGAAGATTGTGGCTGTTGTAGGAATTTTGAAGGACAAAGAATATGAAAAGATGATTTTGTTAATAAAGAGTGTGGCGCAAAGGGTTATCTTTACTCTTGTTCCTTCTCAAAAGAGAGCTTTTTCTGAGAAAGAAGCTCTTGAGATTTCGAATAAGTTTGGGGTTGAATTTGTACCAGATTTCAAAGAAGCAATTAAATATGCATTGGGTTTGTGTGATAAAGACGGTGCAGTTATAATTTGTGGTTCTTTATATCTTGTAGGAGCAGCAAGAGGTTTTCTGAAAAGAATGTTAAGTGTGTTGTAATTATACACCAGTTAGTATAAAATATAATACGAAGAAAATTAGAGAAAAGAGGTGTTGTTAAAAATGAAACTTTTTATTGATACTGCAAATGTGAATGAGATAAGAGAAGCTCATTCTTGGGGAATAATTTGTGGTGTTACTACAAATCCATCATTGATTGCAAAAGAGGGCAGAGATTTCAAGGAAGTAGTTAATGAGATTTGTTCTATTGTAGATGGTCCAATCTCAGCAGAGGTAATTTCTCTTAATGCAGAAGGTATGATTGAGGAAGCAAGAGATTTAGCAAAGATTCATAAAAATATAGTTATTAAAATTCCAATGACTTCAGAAGGGCTCAAAGCTGTATCAGTTCTTTCAAAAGAAGGTATAAAGACAAATGTAACTCTTATTTTTTCAGCAGCTCAGGCACTTTTAGCAGCAAAAGCTGGAGCAACTTATGTGTCACCATTTGTGGGAAGACTTGATGATATTGGGCAAAATGGTATAGAACTCATTAAGGAGATTGTTCAAATTTTCAAAAACTATCCTGATATTAAAACAGAAATAATTGCGGCAAGTATAAGACATCCAATACATGTTATTGAGGCTGCAAAAGCAGGTGCTCATATAGCAACAGTACCATTCAAGGTTTTAGAACAAATGACAAAACATGCTCTGACTGATGTTGGTATCGAGAGATTCTTAAAAGACTGGGAAAAGGTGCCTAAGAAAAGTTAAGCAACCCTTCTTTCAGGGTTGCTGTTTTTTTAAATTTTTAACTGGAGGGAAAAAATGGGATTTGTAAAAGAGAATATAAATGGGATAGAGATATTTAGAATAAGTGAATTTGAAGATTATGGGATAGAGGGTTTTTTTACAACACGAAGGTACTATGGACATGATAGTTTTAATCTGAGCTATAAATGGGCTGAACAAAAAGAAGAAGTAGACAGAAACTTTCGCATTCTTTTTGAGGCTTTACATATAGATTATAGAAATATTTTCTATGCAAAACAGGTGCATAAAAATGATATAATAATTGCAGAAAGAGGGTTTGACTTTTTTGAATATAATCAAGAAACAGAGGCAGACGGACTTGTAACAAATATCTCTGGAATTGCACTTATAACAATGCATGCTGACTGTTTTCCTGTTTATATTGTCGATATAGAAAAAAGGGTAATTTCTCTGGTTCATTCTGGTTGGAAAGGGACTTTGCTGCATATAACCGAAAACGCCATCAAGATTTTAAAAAAGAAATTTTTATCTTCGGCTGAAGATTTACTTGTGGCGATTGGTCCAGGGATATGTAAAAGGCATTTTGAGGTAGGTAAAGATGTTTATGAGATGTTTTTTAAAGAGTTTGGAGATGAGGTTTGTTTTGAGTATAAAGAGAGTCTTTTTGTCGATTTAAAAAAAGCAATATTGCTTGACTTGAAGAAGAATGGTATTAATTTATCTCAGATAATATCTTGTGATATGTGCACGTACGAAGATGAAGATATATTCTTTTCGTACAGAAGAGATCACAGAGAACTTAAAAAATTGGGAAGTATGGTTGCAATCTTGAGGATGGTGAGAAGGTAAATGAAAAATATTCTAATAGTTGATGATGAACAACACATTCTTGAGCTTCTTAAATTTAATCTCAAAAAAGAAGGATATAATACATTTGAAGCAGATAGTGGTATGTTAGCACTGGAGATTTTAAAACATCATAAAGTTGACCTTGTCATACTCGATATTATGATGAGTGACAAGGACGGATATGAAGTTTTAAAAGAGATTAGGTTTAACAAAGATACAAGGAATTTGCCAGTGATTTTACTATCTGCAAAATCTGAAGAGATTGATAAGATACTTGGGCTTGAGCTTGGCGCAGATGACTATATAACAAAGCCATTTAGCGTAAAAGAGCTTGTAGTAAGAGTAAAGGCGCTTTTAAGAAGAGTTGAGAGTTTAAAGCCTGAGGTGGAAGATAAGGTTAAATTTGGAGATGTAGAAGTAGATTTTTCAAAAAGAACTGTCAAGAAAAATAATAAGGACGTATCTCTTTCTTTCAAAGAGTTTGAGCTTTTGAAGCTTCTTATCGAAAATAAAGGCAGAGTTTTGGACAGAGACTTTATTTTGCAAAGGGTATGGGGATACGAGTTTGATGGGGATACACGAACAGTAGATGTGCATATAAGGTTTTTGAGAAGAAAACTTGAAGACGATGAGAAAAATCCGCGATACATAGAAACAGTCAGGGGTGTAGGTTACAGGTTTAATGAAAGGTCTGAGTAAAGTATGAGGTCAAAGCTTTTTGGTTATACAATATTAGTTGTGGTTGTTATAACACTTCTTCAAGGAATTCTTTCATATGAAACCTATAAAAACATATATATAGATGAAAACAAAAAATGGCTTGTTGCTAAAATAAGTGAAGTTGAAAAATACATTTACTCCTTTGGTGTTGGTAAACTGAATGATATTTATAACAAAGGTGATTTTAGAGTAACTATTGTTAGTAATAATGGAGTTGTGATTTATGACTCTGAAGCAGATGCAAAGAAAATGGAAAACCACTTAAAAAGACCGGAGATTGCTAAAGCTAATAAAGCTTTTGGAAAAGTAGAGTTTTCAATAAGAAAAAGCAAGACATTGGGACATTACTTTTTGTATGCAGCAAAAAAAGTTAAAATTTACAATACATTAATGTTTATAAGAGTTTCAGTAGCTCTTGACAAAGTTGACATAATAATGAAAAAAGTTTTGTTTAATACTCTAAAATTTGCAATTATATGTATTTTTCTGGGCATAGCATTAGCAATAGGGATATCATTGGTTTTATATCAACCATTAAAAGGATTAATTTCACTTATATCGGAAGGACTAGAAAAGTTTAGTATTCAAGATATGAAAAGTCCAAAAGATTTTAAGTGGCTTAGTTTAAGCTTTTCAAAGATGTATCAGCTTTTAGAAGAAAAGATTAGCGAATCTAATGTATTGAGGAAAAGGCTCACGTCTCTTTTAGACTCAATAGACATTGGTATAATATTTTTTGATGTAAATAAGAGAATACTTATGTTCAATAGAGGAGCGGAAAACATTCTTGAAACTAACCTCAAGGTTGGATTTAGTTTACTTGAGTGCGTGCGAGTATATGAACTGTTTGAGTTTCTTTTTCAGCAAGATACAAAAGAAAGAGAATTGGAGATTAACATAAATAATAAACTAAAATTTTTAAAAGTGAGTAAAAAGAAGATTTCTTATGAAGATGATAAAGAGGGAATACTTCTGATCCTGAGTGACATTACTTTTTTGAAAAAATTGGAAAGAATTCGATCAGACTTTGTGGCAAATGTCTCCCATGAACTCAAAACACCGCTCACTTCTATAAAAGGTTTTATAGAAACACTTAAAGATGGTGCAATTAATGATAAAGATATTGCTATTAAGTTTCTTAATATTATTGAGGTTGAAGTAGAAAGGCTTGTAAGACTCATAAATGACCTTCTCTATCTTTCTGAAATAGAGAATGCAGCAATACCCATTTTAGACGAAAAAGTGGTGGTTAAAGAAGTTGTGCTTGAGATAATCGAACTTTTAAAGATTAAAGCTGAGAAGAAGAATATTCAACTTGATGTAAAGGTCCAAGAGGGTCTTGAGATGAACATATATCGCGATTGGCTAAAACAAATTTTCATAAATCTAATAGACAATGCAATTGTTTATAACAAAGAAAATGGAAAAGTATGGGTAGCTGTAGAAAAATCAGATGACATAATTATTATAAAGGTTAAAGATACAGGAATAGGAATTCCCGAAAATGAAATTGAAAGAATTTTTGAAAGATTTTACAGAGTAGATAAAGGAAGATCAAGAAAGCTTGGAGGTACAGGTTTGGGTCTTTCTATTGTAAAGCACATAGTAGACCTTTATGGAGGGAAAGTTTGGGTTGAAAGCCAGGAAGGTGTAGGTAGCGAGTTTACGGTAACAATTCCAATTGTAAAAAAGGCTGACCCACATCAATAGGTCAGCCTTTTTTAATTATGCTATCCAGTTTATTAATAAAGAGATAATGCTCCCTAAGAAAGCACACATTGGAATTGTCAAAATCCAAGCAATAACAATATTTCTTGCAACTCCCCATCTCACAGCTGAAAACTTTTTACATGCACCTACCCCCATAATAGAAGACGAAATGACATGAGTGGTGGAAACTGGTGCGCCAATATGGGTTGCAAACTGGATTGTTAGCGCTGCGCCAGTTTCTGCTGCAAAACCGTTTATTGGTGCAAGTTTTATTATCTTTATTCCCATCGTTTTAATTATTCGCCAGCCACCTACTGATGTACCGAGAGCCATGGCAAGAGCACAGGCAAATTTTACCCAGTCAGGTACAACAAACTCGTTTAAGATTCCACTACCTACCAGAGCCATGGTTATTATACCCATAGACTTTTGGGCATCGTTTGAGCCATGACTGTATGCCATCCACATTGCAGAGAGTATTTGGAGTTTCGAGAAGTATCTATTCACAATTGTTGGATGTACTTTGGCAAACAGTATGTAAAGAATCATCATAAATAGGTATCCAAATACAAAACCTAAGATAGGAGAGATAATCAAAGGAAGAACAATCTTTTTGACAAATCCTATCCAATTTATATCGGCAAGTGATTTTGTTGCGGCAATTGCAGCGCCCACAAGACCACCAATTATTGCATGTGATGAGGAAGAGGGTATTCCCCACCACCATGTAATCAAATCCCATACAATTGCTGCGATTACAGCCGCAAGCACAAGGTTTTGTGTAACAAATTTCGGGTTAACAATTCCATGGCCAATTGTCTTTGCAACCTCTGTGTTTATCATTGCACCAAAGAAGTTAAAAACTGCTGACATAAATATGGCAGCGCGTGGAGTTAATACTCTTGTTGAAACTGATGTTGCAATAGCATTTGCCGTGTCGTGAAAGCCGTTTATAAAGTCAAAAGTCAAAGCTAAAATGATTATTAAAAGTAAATTAAGTGGTATGTTATGCATTTTTTGTCACAACCCCTTCTATTACGTTTGCTACATCTTCGCACGCATCAAGTGTGTCTTCCAAAAAGCCAAAAATTTCTTTCCAAATGATTACTTCAATAGGCTTGTCCTTATTTTCAGCAAAAAGTTTTTTAATTGCATTTCTGTACACAATGTCACCTTCATCTTCAATTCTATTTACTTCTATTATTTTTTCTTTTATGAGTTTGGTATTTTTTAAATCCTTTAGATTTTCTACTACTCCTTTTAATTCTTTTGTGCAGTTTATAATCATTTCAGATAAGATCTTTGCCTCAGGCTTAACTGTGTCTACATTATAGATTTCAAACCTATGTGCAACTGTTTCGAGCGAATCAACAATGTTGTCAATCTCTTTGATTATTGCAAACAAATCTTCTCTGTCAAG is drawn from Caldicellulosiruptor diazotrophicus and contains these coding sequences:
- a CDS encoding acetate kinase; translation: MKVLVLNSGSSSLKYQFIDTDTEIALCKGVVDRIGLPGAFIKHQKNGQEIVKEQEIKDHNVAIKLVLEMLTHEEAGIIHSMDEIDAIGHRVVHGGEYFSDAVVVNEEVKKAIRECIELAPLHNPANLMGIEACEREIPGKPNVAVFDTAFHQTMPRYAYMYSLPYEVYEKYRIRKYGFHGTSHKYVAIKAAEYLKRPLEELKLITCHLGNGSSVCAIKYGKSVDTSMGFTPLAGLAMGTRSGTIDPAVILYLMEKEKMDVKQMNDFLNKKSGVLGISGVSSDFRDLEKAANEGNERAQLAIDMFCYRVKKYIGEYAAVLGGVDAIIFTAGIGENNALVRDKCLTDLEYMGVLYDRERNFNAEKGKVFEINKPESNVKVLIVPTNEELMIAREAKRLLSK
- a CDS encoding desulfoferrodoxin, whose product is MIKRGNLYKCEVCGNIVEVLYAGGGQLVCCGQPMTLLEANTVDASLEKHVPVIEKTEEGILVKIGEIPHPMEEKHYIMWIELIADDKVYRKYLKPGDEPKAFFEISAENVVAYEYCNIHGLWKRE
- a CDS encoding valine--tRNA ligase gives rise to the protein MQKVYNPKEVEEKLYKMWLDKKYFHAIIDYSKKPFTIVIPPPNITGQLHMGHALNNTIQDILIRFKRMQGYCTLWLPGTDHASIATEAKIVEKMKEEGLTKEMIGREKFLERAWEWKRIYGGRIIEQLKKLGASCDWDRERFTMDEGLSNAVKEVFVRLYEKGLIYKGERMINWCPTCHTTISDAEVEYEEKKGKLYYIKYPAKDNSYYVIVATTRPETMLGDTAVAVNPNDKRYKHLIGKPVLLPLINREIPIIADDYVDMEFGTGVVKITPAHDPNDFEIGQRHDLPMVQVIDTKGYMNENAGKYAGQERYEARKNIIKDLKELGLLVKEEDYTHNVGHCYRCSTVIEPLVSKQWFVKMRPLAEPAIRVVKEGKIKFIPERFEKIYFNWMENIKDWCISRQLWWGHRIPAYYCRDCENMMVSREEVKACSKCGSTNVYQDEDTLDTWFSSALWPFSTLGWPEETEDLKYFYPTDVLVTAYDIIFFWVARMIFSGLEHMGKEPFKYVLIHGIVRDAQGRKMSKSLGNGIDPLEVIEKYGADALRFTLVTGISPGNDTRFYMEKVEANRNFANKIWNAARFVLMNLDIDTSFKPDESKFTFTERWILSRLDTLICEVTENLEKFEIGIAAQKLYDFIWDEFCDWYIEMSKPILYNKEASNNKEVQYVLLTVLTDILKLLHPFMPFVTEEIYLNLPHVEESLVIATWPKPRGYQFTEDIQMVEKLIELIRSLRNLRLEKSIKPDIKPKVYIRTDDLSMVNQLSSWEIYVKKLANFDQVIISNEVPEDSVALVLSWGVAYVKLKEIVDVQAELKRLFDEKERLLKEVERSEKLLSNQNFLQKAPEKVVKEEKEKYERYKQMLLSVEQQIERLESLR
- a CDS encoding bifunctional folylpolyglutamate synthase/dihydrofolate synthase; its protein translation is MLNMPMTYEQALDFIHSTYKFGTKLGLHNITKLLEFMGNPQKGLKVIHVAGTNGKGSTCAFINQMLIEAGFKVGLYTSPFLESFNERIKLNNQPIDNQELASIAEFVKERIEEMLRQGFSHPTEFEVVTAIGFEFFKRKNVDFVVLEVGLGGRFDATNVVENPELCVITSIGFDHMDILGSTIDEIAFEKAGIIKQNTKVILALQRYKEAKVVISKVCKEQNAQLIEVERNYHVLKNTLEGIVFDCVTPKGIYKNLEIKLLGTHQVENALNCVYAYECLKEKYDIKAEALVKGLLNTRWNGRFEVLKNTPMIVLDGAHNVEGMKVLVGNCKIYLNDKKIVAVVGILKDKEYEKMILLIKSVAQRVIFTLVPSQKRAFSEKEALEISNKFGVEFVPDFKEAIKYALGLCDKDGAVIICGSLYLVGAARGFLKRMLSVL
- the fsa gene encoding fructose-6-phosphate aldolase yields the protein MKLFIDTANVNEIREAHSWGIICGVTTNPSLIAKEGRDFKEVVNEICSIVDGPISAEVISLNAEGMIEEARDLAKIHKNIVIKIPMTSEGLKAVSVLSKEGIKTNVTLIFSAAQALLAAKAGATYVSPFVGRLDDIGQNGIELIKEIVQIFKNYPDIKTEIIAASIRHPIHVIEAAKAGAHIATVPFKVLEQMTKHALTDVGIERFLKDWEKVPKKS
- the pgeF gene encoding peptidoglycan editing factor PgeF — its product is MGFVKENINGIEIFRISEFEDYGIEGFFTTRRYYGHDSFNLSYKWAEQKEEVDRNFRILFEALHIDYRNIFYAKQVHKNDIIIAERGFDFFEYNQETEADGLVTNISGIALITMHADCFPVYIVDIEKRVISLVHSGWKGTLLHITENAIKILKKKFLSSAEDLLVAIGPGICKRHFEVGKDVYEMFFKEFGDEVCFEYKESLFVDLKKAILLDLKKNGINLSQIISCDMCTYEDEDIFFSYRRDHRELKKLGSMVAILRMVRR
- a CDS encoding response regulator transcription factor, whose amino-acid sequence is MKNILIVDDEQHILELLKFNLKKEGYNTFEADSGMLALEILKHHKVDLVILDIMMSDKDGYEVLKEIRFNKDTRNLPVILLSAKSEEIDKILGLELGADDYITKPFSVKELVVRVKALLRRVESLKPEVEDKVKFGDVEVDFSKRTVKKNNKDVSLSFKEFELLKLLIENKGRVLDRDFILQRVWGYEFDGDTRTVDVHIRFLRRKLEDDEKNPRYIETVRGVGYRFNERSE
- a CDS encoding sensor histidine kinase, which translates into the protein MRSKLFGYTILVVVVITLLQGILSYETYKNIYIDENKKWLVAKISEVEKYIYSFGVGKLNDIYNKGDFRVTIVSNNGVVIYDSEADAKKMENHLKRPEIAKANKAFGKVEFSIRKSKTLGHYFLYAAKKVKIYNTLMFIRVSVALDKVDIIMKKVLFNTLKFAIICIFLGIALAIGISLVLYQPLKGLISLISEGLEKFSIQDMKSPKDFKWLSLSFSKMYQLLEEKISESNVLRKRLTSLLDSIDIGIIFFDVNKRILMFNRGAENILETNLKVGFSLLECVRVYELFEFLFQQDTKERELEININNKLKFLKVSKKKISYEDDKEGILLILSDITFLKKLERIRSDFVANVSHELKTPLTSIKGFIETLKDGAINDKDIAIKFLNIIEVEVERLVRLINDLLYLSEIENAAIPILDEKVVVKEVVLEIIELLKIKAEKKNIQLDVKVQEGLEMNIYRDWLKQIFINLIDNAIVYNKENGKVWVAVEKSDDIIIIKVKDTGIGIPENEIERIFERFYRVDKGRSRKLGGTGLGLSIVKHIVDLYGGKVWVESQEGVGSEFTVTIPIVKKADPHQ
- a CDS encoding inorganic phosphate transporter, whose product is MHNIPLNLLLIIILALTFDFINGFHDTANAIATSVSTRVLTPRAAIFMSAVFNFFGAMINTEVAKTIGHGIVNPKFVTQNLVLAAVIAAIVWDLITWWWGIPSSSSHAIIGGLVGAAIAATKSLADINWIGFVKKIVLPLIISPILGFVFGYLFMMILYILFAKVHPTIVNRYFSKLQILSAMWMAYSHGSNDAQKSMGIITMALVGSGILNEFVVPDWVKFACALAMALGTSVGGWRIIKTMGIKIIKLAPINGFAAETGAALTIQFATHIGAPVSTTHVISSSIMGVGACKKFSAVRWGVARNIVIAWILTIPMCAFLGSIISLLINWIA
- a CDS encoding DUF47 domain-containing protein; translation: MWSIIPKENHFFVLLVNAVENAYQSAVMLNQLLNNLSNMQELISKLEKAENKGDDITHQVIELLNKTFITPLDREDLFAIIKEIDNIVDSLETVAHRFEIYNVDTVKPEAKILSEMIINCTKELKGVVENLKDLKNTKLIKEKIIEVNRIEDEGDIVYRNAIKKLFAENKDKPIEVIIWKEIFGFLEDTLDACEDVANVIEGVVTKNA